The following coding sequences are from one bacterium SCSIO 12741 window:
- the secDF gene encoding protein translocase subunit SecDF produces the protein MQNKTALWIFTVLLALACVRELSFTWVTNSVEKDAAEVAMSKLDSALAETPDMPSADSVMLLNKFESDYLFSKNNEEVYPLLGYTYSQCKQRELNKGLDLQGGMNVTLEVSVVELIEELADKSNDPTFRQAINNAKEAQKSGSDNFVSLFGQEINKIDPSFQLTSIFSTRQNKEMFPSTATNEEVLQIIREQSEAAVKNTEEVLRKRIDNLGVVQPKIQRLSATDRIVVELPGVKDPARVRKILQGTAKLEFWETYDVGEVLGSFDQANTYLKGLIELEGAPEETAEAGLGLDSNSVDTNQVVEADLNEELATADADSSEEDNLLDALASDSDTASEGLDAQLTDAEFARKNPLISKVRFNYYQDAQGNPVAEGPVVGYVLERNMKDLKQLLRDEKVLRFFPKNIRFYYAAKPALNRDNQPLFEDGDSYALYAIRVLKRDGTARLEGDAVTNAKVTSDQMGNPEVNLVMNPSGAKMWRTMTREAAEEKKSIAVVLDSLVYSAPSVNEEIKGGSSSISGRFTQQEAADLASVLKAGKLPVSAQIIEEAVVGPSLGEEAISDGIMSFLIAFALILVYMVFYYARAGVVADIALIANIFFVFGVLTGLGATLTLPGIAGIVLTIGMSVDANVLIYERIREELAAGKGIKLAIADGYNSAYSSIIDANVTTLLTGIVLAVFGTGPIQGFATTLIIGICTSLFSAIFITRLIFEWQMKSKDNFSFATSITDGAFKNINWQIVAKRKTYYIISGLIIVAGVVSMATKGFDLGVDFSGGRTYIVRFENPADVSEVSKALSAVFVDENGVADVPEVKTFGESNQVKITTNFMIDSDSKDADDQVEKIMFQGLNAMGDKFEKMSSQKVGPTIADDIKQSAFWAVLVSLIAIFAYIVARFRKLQFGVGALVAMAHDVLVVLGIFSIFYGIAPWSMEIDQAFIAAILTVVGYSINDTVVVFDRIREYVGLHKNRPYKQVVNEALNSTLSRTINTSLSTFLVLLMIFAFGGEVIRGFVFALMVGVVVGTYSSLCVATPAVIDLTKDEDEKKDA, from the coding sequence ATGCAGAACAAAACCGCTCTGTGGATTTTTACTGTTTTACTCGCCCTTGCTTGTGTACGCGAATTGTCGTTTACTTGGGTGACCAACAGTGTGGAGAAGGATGCTGCTGAAGTAGCGATGAGCAAGTTGGATTCGGCCTTGGCTGAAACCCCGGACATGCCATCAGCTGATTCAGTAATGTTGTTGAACAAGTTTGAGTCCGACTACCTTTTCTCCAAAAACAACGAAGAGGTTTATCCGCTTTTAGGCTATACTTACAGTCAGTGTAAGCAACGGGAGTTGAACAAGGGTCTTGACCTCCAAGGGGGTATGAACGTAACTCTTGAAGTTTCCGTAGTTGAATTGATCGAAGAACTAGCCGACAAGAGCAACGATCCGACCTTTCGTCAAGCCATTAACAACGCCAAAGAAGCCCAGAAAAGTGGAAGCGACAACTTTGTATCCCTTTTTGGACAAGAAATTAACAAGATTGACCCAAGCTTTCAGCTGACTTCAATTTTCTCAACTCGTCAGAACAAGGAAATGTTCCCAAGTACGGCGACAAATGAGGAAGTTCTTCAGATCATTCGTGAGCAGTCGGAAGCAGCCGTGAAGAATACCGAAGAGGTACTTCGTAAGCGTATCGATAACTTGGGTGTGGTTCAGCCAAAAATTCAAAGACTGAGCGCTACCGATCGTATTGTGGTTGAGCTTCCTGGTGTTAAGGATCCTGCTCGGGTTCGTAAAATTCTTCAAGGAACAGCTAAGTTGGAGTTCTGGGAAACCTATGATGTAGGTGAAGTTCTTGGATCTTTCGATCAGGCTAATACCTATTTAAAAGGGTTGATCGAATTGGAAGGAGCTCCTGAAGAAACTGCTGAAGCAGGTTTAGGACTTGATTCTAACTCGGTTGATACGAATCAGGTTGTAGAAGCTGATTTGAACGAAGAGTTGGCTACTGCCGATGCGGATTCATCAGAAGAAGATAATCTGTTGGACGCTTTGGCCAGTGATTCTGATACGGCAAGTGAAGGGCTGGATGCTCAACTTACGGATGCGGAATTTGCTCGTAAAAATCCATTGATTTCTAAAGTTCGTTTCAACTACTACCAAGATGCTCAAGGTAATCCTGTTGCTGAAGGGCCTGTTGTAGGTTATGTGTTGGAACGCAACATGAAAGACTTGAAGCAATTGTTGAGAGATGAAAAAGTACTTCGCTTTTTCCCAAAAAACATTCGCTTCTACTATGCAGCTAAGCCTGCTTTGAATCGCGACAACCAGCCTTTGTTTGAGGATGGTGATAGCTATGCTCTTTACGCTATTCGTGTATTGAAGCGTGATGGTACTGCTCGCCTGGAAGGTGATGCGGTAACCAATGCTAAAGTAACCAGTGACCAAATGGGTAATCCTGAGGTTAACTTGGTGATGAATCCTTCTGGAGCTAAAATGTGGCGTACCATGACCCGTGAAGCAGCAGAGGAAAAGAAATCAATCGCGGTTGTGTTGGATAGCCTGGTTTACTCGGCTCCAAGTGTAAATGAAGAAATTAAAGGTGGTAGCTCATCTATCTCTGGTCGTTTTACTCAGCAGGAAGCTGCTGACCTTGCCAGTGTATTGAAAGCGGGTAAGCTACCTGTATCAGCTCAGATTATTGAAGAAGCAGTTGTAGGACCATCGCTTGGTGAAGAAGCTATTTCAGACGGTATCATGTCATTCTTGATTGCCTTTGCTTTGATCCTTGTTTACATGGTATTCTACTACGCTCGTGCAGGGGTTGTTGCCGACATTGCTTTGATTGCAAACATCTTCTTTGTATTCGGAGTATTGACCGGTTTGGGTGCAACACTTACCCTCCCTGGTATCGCAGGTATCGTATTGACCATTGGTATGTCGGTGGATGCGAACGTTCTGATTTATGAGCGTATTCGGGAAGAACTTGCCGCTGGAAAAGGAATTAAACTGGCCATCGCTGATGGTTACAACAGTGCGTATAGCTCGATCATTGATGCGAACGTTACTACCTTGTTGACAGGTATTGTATTGGCCGTGTTTGGAACAGGACCTATCCAAGGTTTTGCTACGACATTAATCATTGGTATCTGTACCTCTTTGTTCTCCGCTATTTTCATTACTCGATTGATTTTCGAATGGCAGATGAAGAGCAAAGACAACTTCTCGTTTGCTACAAGTATTACGGATGGTGCGTTCAAAAACATCAACTGGCAGATCGTAGCCAAGAGAAAAACGTACTACATCATTTCTGGATTGATCATCGTTGCCGGTGTGGTTTCTATGGCCACTAAAGGATTTGATTTGGGTGTTGACTTCTCAGGTGGACGTACTTACATCGTTCGTTTCGAAAACCCAGCTGATGTATCTGAAGTGAGTAAAGCACTTTCTGCTGTATTTGTAGATGAGAATGGAGTAGCTGACGTTCCGGAAGTGAAAACTTTTGGTGAGTCTAATCAGGTGAAAATTACCACCAACTTCATGATCGACTCGGATTCTAAAGATGCGGATGACCAAGTAGAAAAAATTATGTTCCAGGGATTGAATGCCATGGGTGACAAGTTTGAGAAAATGAGTTCTCAAAAGGTTGGTCCTACCATTGCAGACGACATTAAGCAGTCTGCTTTCTGGGCTGTATTGGTTTCCTTGATCGCTATTTTCGCTTATATCGTAGCTCGATTCCGTAAACTTCAGTTTGGAGTTGGAGCCTTGGTTGCTATGGCGCACGACGTTTTAGTGGTGTTGGGTATCTTCTCCATCTTCTATGGAATCGCTCCATGGTCTATGGAAATTGATCAAGCCTTTATCGCTGCTATCCTTACTGTTGTGGGGTACTCGATTAACGATACCGTGGTTGTGTTTGACCGTATTCGTGAATACGTAGGTCTACACAAAAACAGACCTTACAAGCAAGTGGTAAACGAAGCATTGAACAGTACTTTGAGTCGTACGATCAATACCTCTTTGAGTACTTTCTTGGTATTGTTGATGATCTTCGCCTTCGGTGGTGAGGTTATTCGTGGGTTTGTATTTGCCTTGATGGTTGGGGTTGTAGTAGGTACCTACTCCTCTCTATGTGTTGCAACTCCTGCGGTTATTGACTTGACCAAGGATGAGGATGAAAAGAAAGACGCTTAA
- the tatA gene encoding twin-arginine translocase TatA/TatE family subunit yields MIYNAVFLFLNGIGGGEVFIIFLVILLLFGSKRIPEFARGLGKGIRQFKDAANDIQRDIHDSVKDVQEDIEKTKKEIEENVSSRKPQ; encoded by the coding sequence ATGATTTACAATGCGGTATTTCTATTCCTAAATGGAATTGGTGGAGGAGAGGTCTTTATCATCTTTTTGGTAATCCTTCTGTTGTTTGGTTCGAAGCGGATTCCAGAATTTGCTCGAGGACTTGGAAAAGGGATTAGGCAATTTAAAGATGCTGCCAACGATATTCAGCGCGATATTCACGATAGCGTAAAAGATGTTCAGGAGGACATTGAAAAGACGAAAAAAGAGATTGAAGAAAATGTTTCTTCACGCAAACCCCAATAA
- a CDS encoding glutamine synthetase III — translation MATLRFSALEQVFNREPNWPTPPSDLISDYFGENVFNVEKMKQFLSGEAYTSVIDSMEKGTRIDRNIADQVASAMKAWALSKKVTHYTHWFQPLTGRTAEKHDSFAVPSGGGKAIEKFGGGQLVQQEPDASSFPNGGIRNTFEARGYTAWDPTSPAFIIGKTLCIPTIFVSYTGEALDYKAPLMKSSVAVEKAALAVMKYFDRNVSRVVPTLGWEQEYFLVDSALFMARPDLVMTGRTLFGHSSSKGQQLDDHYFGSIPDRAMAFMQDFETESLLLGIPVTTRHNEVAPNQFEVAPMFEEVNSAVDHNQLIMDLLEKVAAKHNFHVLMHEKPFQGMNGSGKHNNWSLGTDTGINLLSPGANPKTNLRFLTFFVNTIAAVNRHANLLRAIIASAGNDHRLGANEAPPAIISTFIGSQLSAILDEIEEKVGKGKLTPDEKTDLKLRIGKIPDIMLDNTDRNRTSPFAFTGNKFEFRAVGSASNCASAMIALNTIMAEQLTRFKKDVDALVKNEGLKKDDAIFNVLKTYIVESKKIRFEGDGYSQEWVEEAESRGLSNVKTTPYALDFLVADEVKSLFSNYNVFSEVELEARYEIAQEFYRMKIQIESRCLQDMVLNQIIPSALEYQNKLVQNVQGMKEIFGNDFKRVASSQIETLEKISEKVNILQTRVEEMRLARKEANKIEDAAEQAKAYCDNVVKFFEEIRYNVDNLEIIVDNELWPVPKYREMLFTK, via the coding sequence ATGGCAACGCTCAGATTTTCGGCCCTTGAACAGGTTTTTAACCGCGAACCCAATTGGCCAACCCCTCCATCTGATTTGATTTCTGATTACTTCGGAGAGAATGTCTTCAACGTAGAAAAAATGAAGCAATTCCTTTCAGGTGAGGCTTACACCAGTGTAATCGACTCCATGGAGAAGGGAACTCGAATTGATCGCAACATAGCCGATCAGGTGGCCTCAGCAATGAAGGCTTGGGCGTTATCCAAAAAGGTAACTCATTACACGCACTGGTTTCAGCCATTGACCGGGCGTACTGCTGAAAAGCATGATTCCTTTGCCGTTCCATCTGGTGGTGGCAAGGCCATTGAGAAATTTGGTGGGGGACAATTGGTACAGCAAGAGCCAGACGCCTCGAGCTTTCCGAACGGGGGAATTCGTAACACCTTTGAAGCACGTGGATATACGGCTTGGGATCCTACATCTCCTGCTTTTATCATTGGGAAGACCCTTTGTATTCCGACCATTTTTGTTTCCTACACCGGAGAAGCTTTGGATTACAAGGCTCCTTTGATGAAGTCGAGCGTTGCAGTGGAAAAAGCGGCTTTGGCCGTTATGAAATATTTTGACCGAAACGTTTCTCGCGTAGTTCCTACCTTGGGTTGGGAGCAGGAGTACTTCTTGGTAGATTCCGCTTTGTTTATGGCTCGCCCTGACTTGGTGATGACCGGAAGAACCTTGTTTGGTCATTCTTCCTCTAAAGGACAGCAATTGGATGACCATTACTTTGGATCCATTCCTGATCGTGCCATGGCCTTTATGCAGGACTTTGAGACCGAATCATTGTTATTGGGTATTCCGGTTACTACTCGCCACAATGAGGTAGCGCCTAATCAGTTTGAGGTTGCACCCATGTTCGAAGAGGTGAATAGCGCTGTAGATCACAACCAGTTGATCATGGATCTTTTGGAAAAAGTAGCCGCTAAGCACAATTTTCACGTGTTGATGCACGAGAAGCCCTTCCAGGGAATGAACGGCTCAGGAAAGCATAATAACTGGTCCTTGGGTACCGATACCGGAATTAACCTGTTGAGCCCGGGAGCAAACCCAAAGACGAATTTGAGGTTTTTGACCTTCTTCGTGAATACCATTGCTGCCGTAAACCGTCATGCGAACCTTTTAAGAGCCATTATCGCTTCTGCTGGTAATGATCATCGTTTGGGTGCCAATGAGGCGCCTCCGGCCATTATTTCCACCTTTATCGGATCGCAGCTGTCTGCTATTCTCGATGAAATTGAAGAAAAAGTTGGAAAAGGAAAGTTGACCCCGGATGAAAAGACGGATTTAAAACTTCGTATCGGGAAAATTCCAGACATCATGTTGGACAATACCGATCGTAACCGAACTTCTCCTTTTGCATTTACTGGAAATAAATTTGAGTTCCGGGCAGTTGGTTCAGCTTCTAACTGTGCCTCTGCGATGATTGCTTTGAACACGATTATGGCTGAGCAATTGACCCGATTCAAAAAGGATGTTGATGCCCTCGTTAAAAACGAAGGATTGAAGAAAGATGATGCGATTTTTAACGTATTAAAAACCTATATCGTGGAGTCTAAAAAGATTCGTTTCGAAGGAGATGGATACAGCCAGGAGTGGGTTGAAGAAGCGGAGAGTAGAGGGCTATCTAATGTAAAAACAACGCCTTACGCATTGGATTTCTTAGTTGCTGATGAGGTGAAATCTTTGTTCTCCAACTACAATGTTTTCTCCGAAGTTGAATTGGAAGCTCGTTACGAAATTGCTCAGGAATTCTACCGCATGAAGATTCAAATTGAGTCTCGTTGTTTGCAGGATATGGTGCTGAATCAGATTATTCCTTCTGCCCTGGAATACCAAAACAAGCTGGTGCAGAACGTTCAGGGAATGAAAGAAATTTTTGGAAATGATTTCAAGCGGGTAGCCTCAAGTCAAATTGAAACCCTCGAAAAGATTTCTGAAAAAGTAAATATTCTCCAAACCCGAGTAGAAGAAATGCGGTTAGCCCGTAAAGAAGCCAACAAAATCGAAGATGCTGCTGAACAAGCAAAAGCATACTGCGATAATGTGGTGAAGTTCTTTGAGGAAATCAGGTATAATGTGGATAATCTTGAGATTATCGTTGATAATGAGTTGTGGCCGGTACCCAAATACCGGGAGATGTTGTTTACGAAATAG
- a CDS encoding OmpA family protein, with the protein MKGTKSAILLTFVALLFTTGLFAQRDFTNEADVAYQSESYYEAVDLYKKAYSKEKDKAEKIRIVYRIGDCYRRIENAELAEEWLSKAERAKYTEQETKVYLYLADVMRIQGKYTEAKEKYQKYMEVQPDDPRGQEGVRSCELAEKWTDNPSTFIVENVSQLNSKQFDYSPVITGRKNDDIIFVSSRPDASGNEIDMRSGEGFTDIFTAEMDRKGKWSIPKAMPEPISTEYNEGPVTVTKKDKEMYYTHCPINKNKYAGCKIWKATKRGTEWAEPVQVDFFADTISVGHPSISKDDQMLFFSADAPGGKGGKDIWFVVWDKTERAWGAPQNVAGINTPDDELFPFIKDDGTLYFSSNGHAGMGGMDIFKAEQVGKNEWGNVENMLPPINSASHDHGIFFLGNQNKGYFASNRPEGKGGSDIYSFKMPPVIYTLSGTVRDVQKDCKKPIVGAVVKLIGTDGSSVETLTNEAGEYLFDKKENAERYLLENTSYTIIVSKSSSEKLVAPDCSAGDTEFKRRGYLRSKGQETTVGVGKSTAFVHDFELQCFNCGEIKFKTVLYKLGDDQLMITDQVNSADSLDDLYQTLVDNPNIVIQLQAHTDFRGSAEANQDLSERRAQTCVDYLISKGIDAERLEPKGFGEDVPVEINGQSYDEAFINGLATKEEKEAAHQANRRTVFIVLRDDFEPKPKEEGEGQGAGEGTEGAGGSEGGN; encoded by the coding sequence ATGAAAGGAACTAAAAGCGCTATTTTATTAACGTTCGTTGCTCTGTTGTTTACTACAGGGTTATTTGCCCAAAGAGACTTTACCAACGAAGCCGATGTAGCCTACCAAAGCGAATCCTACTACGAGGCGGTAGATCTGTACAAGAAAGCCTACTCCAAGGAAAAAGACAAAGCCGAAAAAATTCGGATCGTATACCGCATTGGGGATTGCTACCGAAGAATTGAAAATGCAGAATTGGCCGAGGAGTGGTTGAGCAAGGCTGAAAGAGCCAAGTACACAGAGCAGGAAACCAAGGTTTACCTGTACCTGGCCGATGTGATGCGAATCCAGGGTAAGTATACCGAGGCCAAAGAAAAATACCAGAAATACATGGAGGTTCAACCCGACGACCCGCGCGGTCAGGAAGGGGTGAGGAGCTGTGAGCTCGCTGAAAAATGGACCGACAACCCATCCACATTCATTGTAGAAAATGTGTCTCAATTGAACTCCAAGCAGTTCGATTATTCCCCAGTAATTACTGGCCGGAAAAATGATGACATCATCTTCGTATCATCTCGTCCTGATGCATCGGGTAACGAAATTGACATGCGAAGTGGAGAAGGCTTCACCGATATTTTTACGGCTGAAATGGACCGTAAGGGTAAGTGGAGTATTCCTAAAGCCATGCCAGAACCTATCAGTACGGAGTACAATGAAGGTCCTGTTACGGTTACCAAAAAGGACAAGGAAATGTACTACACCCACTGTCCAATTAACAAGAACAAATACGCCGGATGTAAAATCTGGAAGGCGACAAAAAGAGGAACCGAGTGGGCTGAACCCGTACAGGTTGACTTTTTTGCCGATACCATTTCTGTAGGTCACCCTTCTATTTCTAAAGACGATCAGATGTTGTTTTTCAGCGCTGATGCTCCTGGAGGAAAAGGTGGAAAGGACATTTGGTTTGTCGTTTGGGACAAAACTGAACGTGCTTGGGGTGCTCCTCAAAACGTAGCTGGAATCAATACTCCAGATGACGAACTGTTCCCGTTCATTAAAGATGACGGAACGCTTTACTTCTCTTCCAACGGTCACGCTGGTATGGGTGGTATGGATATCTTCAAAGCAGAGCAAGTAGGTAAAAACGAGTGGGGCAATGTGGAAAACATGCTTCCTCCAATTAACTCAGCAAGCCACGATCACGGAATCTTCTTCTTGGGAAATCAGAACAAAGGATACTTTGCTTCTAACCGCCCTGAAGGAAAAGGTGGATCTGATATCTACAGCTTTAAGATGCCTCCGGTGATTTACACCTTGTCTGGTACCGTTCGCGATGTACAGAAAGATTGTAAGAAGCCGATTGTCGGAGCGGTTGTAAAATTAATTGGTACCGATGGAAGTTCTGTTGAGACCTTGACTAATGAAGCCGGTGAGTATTTGTTTGACAAAAAGGAAAACGCAGAACGTTACCTTTTGGAAAATACTTCCTACACCATTATCGTATCTAAGTCTTCTTCCGAGAAATTGGTTGCCCCAGATTGTTCTGCTGGTGATACAGAGTTCAAGAGAAGAGGTTACTTGAGAAGTAAAGGTCAGGAAACCACAGTAGGTGTTGGTAAATCTACTGCCTTCGTTCATGACTTTGAATTGCAGTGTTTCAACTGTGGTGAGATCAAGTTTAAGACGGTACTTTACAAATTGGGTGATGATCAATTGATGATTACCGATCAGGTGAACTCTGCTGATAGTTTGGATGACCTGTATCAAACTTTGGTTGATAACCCGAACATCGTTATTCAGCTTCAAGCCCACACTGACTTCCGTGGATCAGCTGAAGCTAACCAAGACCTGTCTGAGCGTCGTGCTCAAACTTGTGTTGACTACTTGATCTCTAAAGGAATTGATGCTGAGAGATTGGAGCCTAAAGGATTTGGTGAAGATGTTCCAGTTGAAATTAACGGTCAATCTTACGATGAAGCTTTCATTAATGGCTTAGCCACGAAAGAAGAAAAAGAGGCTGCTCACCAGGCAAACCGTCGTACAGTATTTATTGTACTACGTGACGACTTTGAACCTAAACCTAAAGAAGAAGGTGAAGGACAAGGTGCTGGTGAAGGAACTGAAGGAGCCGGTGGTTCTGAAGGTGGTAACTAG
- a CDS encoding phosphoribosylformylglycinamidine cyclo-ligase produces the protein MSTESRYDQRGVSADKTDVHAAIKDLDKGLFPKAFCKIVPDYLTGDEDYCVVMHADGAGTKSSLAYAYWKETGDLSVWTGIAQDALIMNIDDLLCVGATDRILVSSTIGRNKNKIPGEVVSAIINGTEEVIETLRKEGFNITLTGGETADVGDLVRTVIVDSTVVARMKRSEVVSNHNIQSGDVIVGLSSFGQANYEKEYNGGMGSNGLTSARHDVFGKSVAEKYPETFDPEVPSDLVYTGGYQLTDEVEGAPLDAGKLVLSPTRTYAPVIRKMLESHRSAIHGMVHCSGGAQTKVLHFVDDVHVIKDNLFPVPPLFKMIQEQSGTDWKEMYKVFNMGHRMEIYTSPEHADALMAIAESFGIESQIVGRVEASEAKKLTITSPYGTFEY, from the coding sequence ATGAGTACGGAATCAAGATACGATCAAAGAGGGGTGTCTGCAGACAAAACGGATGTTCATGCGGCCATTAAAGATCTGGACAAAGGTCTCTTTCCAAAAGCCTTTTGCAAAATTGTCCCCGATTACTTAACCGGTGATGAAGACTACTGTGTAGTTATGCATGCCGATGGGGCGGGTACCAAATCATCATTGGCCTATGCCTATTGGAAGGAAACGGGAGATTTATCCGTTTGGACGGGTATTGCTCAAGATGCTTTGATTATGAATATCGATGACCTCCTTTGTGTGGGAGCAACGGATCGAATTTTAGTATCCTCCACCATTGGACGTAACAAAAACAAGATCCCGGGTGAAGTCGTTTCCGCCATTATCAATGGAACCGAAGAAGTCATTGAAACCTTGAGAAAAGAAGGGTTCAACATTACTTTGACAGGTGGAGAAACAGCCGATGTCGGCGATTTGGTTCGAACGGTGATTGTGGATTCTACGGTAGTGGCTCGGATGAAGCGCTCAGAAGTGGTAAGTAACCACAACATTCAATCCGGAGATGTGATCGTTGGATTATCTTCTTTTGGTCAGGCGAACTACGAAAAGGAGTATAATGGCGGAATGGGAAGCAATGGATTGACCTCAGCTCGTCATGATGTTTTCGGAAAAAGTGTAGCCGAGAAATACCCGGAAACCTTTGATCCGGAAGTACCATCTGATTTGGTCTATACCGGAGGTTATCAATTAACGGATGAAGTAGAAGGAGCTCCATTGGATGCCGGTAAATTGGTGCTGTCTCCAACCCGGACTTATGCTCCCGTTATTCGTAAAATGCTGGAGAGTCATCGTTCAGCCATTCATGGTATGGTACACTGTAGTGGTGGAGCTCAAACCAAAGTTTTGCACTTCGTGGATGATGTTCATGTGATTAAAGATAACCTGTTCCCAGTGCCTCCTTTGTTTAAGATGATTCAAGAGCAATCCGGAACCGATTGGAAAGAAATGTACAAGGTGTTCAATATGGGGCACCGAATGGAAATATACACGTCTCCTGAACATGCTGATGCCTTGATGGCCATTGCTGAGTCCTTTGGTATTGAGAGCCAGATTGTAGGCAGGGTAGAAGCGAGTGAAGCTAAAAAGCTTACCATTACTTCTCCTTACGGAACGTTTGAGTATTAA
- the prfA gene encoding peptide chain release factor 1 — MSGLLNKLEGIAQRRAEVADLIVDPEVIADMKRYVKLNKEYKDLEPLVLAYNEYKDILGNIETSKEILDSDEDAELKDMAKEELDELVPAREELEEKIKFLLIPRDPEDSKNVIMEIRAGTGGDEASIFAGDLYRMYTKYCERMGWKTEMMNMNEGTVGGFKEISFSVMGEDVFGALKFERGVHRVQRVPATESQGRVHTSAATVAVLPEVDDVEVELRMDDVKVDTYRSSGAGGQHVNKTESAVRLTHIPTGIVVECQDGRSQHKNKDKALKVLRSRLYEQELEKQEKERAAERKSQVSTGDRSAKIRTYNYPQGRVTDHRIGLTLYNLDGIIGGDMAEIVDSLRMAENTEKLEAGMEI, encoded by the coding sequence ATGTCAGGATTATTAAATAAGTTGGAAGGCATTGCGCAGAGGCGAGCCGAAGTGGCCGATTTGATCGTTGACCCAGAGGTGATAGCTGACATGAAGCGTTATGTCAAGCTCAACAAAGAATACAAAGATTTAGAGCCTTTGGTATTGGCCTATAACGAATACAAAGACATTCTTGGAAATATAGAAACCTCCAAGGAAATTTTGGATTCGGATGAGGATGCCGAACTAAAGGATATGGCCAAAGAAGAGTTGGATGAATTGGTTCCTGCCAGAGAGGAATTAGAGGAAAAAATTAAGTTCCTCTTAATTCCACGCGATCCGGAAGATTCCAAAAACGTGATCATGGAAATTCGGGCTGGAACCGGAGGAGATGAGGCCAGTATTTTTGCCGGTGACCTGTACCGTATGTACACTAAGTATTGTGAACGTATGGGCTGGAAAACCGAAATGATGAACATGAATGAAGGAACCGTTGGAGGTTTTAAAGAGATTTCATTCTCAGTGATGGGAGAGGATGTCTTTGGTGCACTCAAGTTTGAACGTGGTGTACATCGGGTTCAACGGGTTCCTGCTACTGAATCACAAGGTCGGGTTCATACATCGGCTGCCACCGTTGCCGTGCTTCCAGAAGTGGATGACGTGGAAGTGGAACTTCGAATGGATGATGTTAAGGTGGATACCTATCGTTCATCCGGGGCTGGAGGTCAGCACGTAAACAAAACGGAATCCGCCGTTCGTTTGACGCACATTCCTACGGGTATCGTTGTGGAATGCCAGGATGGTCGTTCTCAGCATAAGAACAAAGACAAAGCCTTAAAAGTACTTCGCTCCAGACTCTACGAACAGGAGTTGGAAAAACAAGAGAAGGAAAGAGCAGCAGAAAGAAAATCTCAGGTTTCCACCGGGGACCGTTCGGCTAAAATCCGGACCTACAATTATCCTCAGGGAAGGGTAACTGATCACCGCATTGGTTTGACTTTGTATAACCTGGACGGTATTATCGGTGGTGACATGGCCGAGATTGTTGATTCGTTGAGAATGGCTGAGAACACCGAGAAGCTTGAAGCAGGAATGGAGATTTAA
- the pyrF gene encoding orotidine-5'-phosphate decarboxylase, producing the protein MNRAVLIEQIKSKKSFLCVGLDPDLNKIPKHLLDLEDPVFEFGKAIVDATKDYCVAYKPNFAFYEALGESGMESLRKTLEHIPEECFTIADAKRGDIGNTAAQYAQSVFDKEQSGFDFDSITVAPYMGEDSVTPFYTYPNKWVVILGLTSNAGSNDFQQLPLANGKRLFEQVIETSSQWGTADNTMYVVGATRGEDIAAVRKLVPNHFFLVPGVGAQGGSLEEVVKYGMNEDCGLLINSSRGIIYAGSDENFAEASRQAAKALQEKMAVYL; encoded by the coding sequence ATGAATAGAGCAGTACTGATTGAGCAGATCAAATCCAAAAAGAGTTTTTTATGCGTTGGCCTGGATCCGGATTTGAATAAAATCCCAAAGCACTTGTTGGATTTGGAAGATCCGGTATTTGAATTTGGAAAGGCAATAGTTGATGCTACCAAGGACTACTGTGTGGCCTATAAGCCCAATTTCGCCTTTTACGAGGCCTTGGGAGAATCCGGCATGGAAAGCCTGCGCAAAACCCTTGAACACATTCCCGAAGAGTGTTTTACTATCGCTGATGCTAAGCGTGGCGATATTGGGAACACGGCTGCTCAATATGCCCAATCTGTTTTCGATAAGGAGCAATCCGGCTTCGATTTCGATTCCATTACTGTAGCTCCATACATGGGTGAAGATTCTGTTACCCCATTTTACACTTATCCTAACAAGTGGGTCGTCATCCTGGGATTAACTTCCAATGCGGGTTCGAACGATTTTCAGCAATTGCCTCTGGCTAATGGAAAGCGTTTGTTTGAGCAGGTGATTGAAACCTCTTCTCAATGGGGAACTGCCGATAACACCATGTACGTAGTGGGTGCCACCCGTGGTGAAGACATCGCTGCAGTTCGAAAACTGGTCCCCAATCACTTTTTCCTCGTTCCCGGAGTAGGGGCTCAAGGGGGGAGTTTGGAAGAAGTAGTAAAGTATGGGATGAACGAAGATTGTGGATTGTTGATCAATTCATCTCGGGGCATCATCTATGCGGGATCGGATGAAAACTTTGCAGAGGCAAGTCGCCAGGCTGCAAAAGCGCTTCAGGAAAAAATGGCTGTTTACCTTTAG